A region from the Brassica napus cultivar Da-Ae chromosome C8, Da-Ae, whole genome shotgun sequence genome encodes:
- the LOC111205440 gene encoding myosin-7 — translation MAASAKVSVGSHVWVEDPEEAWIDGEVEDANSDEITVNCSGKTVVAKVNAVYPKDPEFPELGVDDMTKLAYLHEPGLLLNLKCRYDANEIYTYTGNILIAVNPFKRLPHLYGIDTMKQYKGTPFGELSPHPFAVADSAYRKMINEGVSQAILVSGESGAGKTESTKMLMRFLAYMGGRAESEGRSVEQQVLESNPVLEAFGNAKTVRNNNSSRFGKFVEIQFDQRGRISGAAIRTYLLERSRVCQVSDPERNYHCFYMLCAAPEQETERYKLGKPSTFRYLNQSNCYALDGLDDSKEYLATRKAMDVVGIGSEDQDAIFRVVAAILHLGNIEFAKGEESEAAEPKDKKSLFHLKTAAELFMCDEKALEDSLCKRVMVTRDESITKSLDPDSAALGRDALAKIVYSKLFDWLVTKINNSIGQDPDSKHIIGVLDIYGFESFKTNSFEQFCINLTNEKLQQHFNQHVFKMEQEEYTKEEIDWSYIEFIDNQDILDLIEKKPGGIIALLDEACMFPRSTHDTFAQKLYQTFKDHKRFSKPKLAQTDFTICHYAGDVTYQTELFLDKNKDYVVGEHQALLSSSDCSFVSSLFPPLPEESSKTSKFSSIGSQFKHQLQSLLESLSTTEPHYIRCVKPNNLLKPEIFENINILQQLRCGGVMEAIRISCAGYPTRKPFNEFLTRFKILAPDTTNRSNDEVDACKKLLAKVDLKGFQIGKTKVFLRAGQMAELDAHRAEVLGRSARIIQRKVLSYQSRKKFLLLQAASTDIQALCRGQVARVSFEKMRIEVACLRIQNQARTYICQKSYKSLCSSACSVQTGMRAKAARVELQFRKKRRAAIIIQSQTRRFLCRRHYVRMKKAAIATQCGWRVRVARRELRNLKMAAKEAGALQDAKSKLENQLEELTSNLELEKQMRMEIEEAKSQEIEALQSALTDIKLKLKETQETKSAEISRLQSALQDMQLEIEELSKGLEMSNDLSAENEQLKELVSSLQNKNDGDVSKLSEEQIKQEVPVIDQTAIIKLEAENQQLKELVSSLEEKIDALDRKHDETSSNITEQLKENVSSDYEIVSNLAAENERLKALVGSLEKNQDGNHSSEGQNEGKSMLKLDSLTEDGSTDNERVNRLAAQNKDLNDLVSSLEKKIDETEKKYEEASRLCEERLKQAVDAETKLIEAKTSMLRLQERVSDMETEEHIRRKQALVNSTSRRMSPQVSFTGASENGHHESLAPIPAKKTGTESSRIEQQPHEFVDVLLKCVSQNVGFSHGKPVAAITIYKCLIHWKIFEADKTSIFDKIVPVFGSAIENQEDDNHLAYWLTNTSTLLFLLQRSLRHSPTGSSPTKPPQPTSFLGRMTQGFRSTSSPNLSTDVVHQVDARYPALLFKQQLTAYVETMYGIIRENFKREVSSLLSSCIQDLKKSSHDSSVVKSPSKSSEDNPPAKPSEENLAAKSSEDNDSPSKTSEESSLKKSSEDNSPDNSKSSVENLAAKASEDDNSPAKTSEENSLTKSSEENLPAKSNSPKQLSEEDSLAKQGQAAMLSEENSPANSWQSIIGLLNYNLITWKKNYVPPFLVQKIFSQTFQYINVQLFNCLLLEQEYCTFNMGKEVKAGLDELDSWCSQATGEFVGSSWDELKPTRQAVELLVTEQKSTITYDDLTTNLCPVLGTQQLYRICILSNNEDHNDHNVSPEVISNLKLLMTNEDEDSRSFLLDDDSSIPFETDEVANCMQEKDFANVKSVSELADNPSFLFLKD, via the exons ATG GCTGCTTCGGCCAAAGTAAGTGTAGGGTCTCACGTCTGGGTGGAGGATCCGGAAGAAGCCTGGATAGATGGTGAAGTAGAAGATGCTAATAGTGATGAAATCACTGTCAATTGTTCTGGAAAGACG GTTGTGGCAAAGGTAAATGCTGTATACCCCAAGGACCCCGAGTTCCCTGAGCTTGGGGTCGACGACATGACCAAGCTTGCCTATTTGCATGAGCCAGGGCTTCTCCTCAACCTTAAGTGCCGATATGATGCAAATGAAATCTAT ACATACACAGGAAATATATTGATAGCTGTGAATCCCTTTAAAAGGCTACCCCACCTTTATGGAATTGATACGATGAAACAGTACAAGGGTACCCCTTTTGGTGAGTTGAGTCCACATCCTTTTGCGGTTGCAGATTCTGCCTACAG gaAAATGATCAATGAGGGAGTGAGCCAGGCGATCTTGGTGAGTGGTGAAAGCGGTGCTGGGAAGACGGAGAGCACAAAGATGCTCATGCGGTTTCTCGCCTACATGGGGGGAAGAGCTGAGAGTGAAGGACGATCCGTGGAGCAGCAAGTTTTGGAG TCTAATCCAGTTTTAGAAGCTTTTGGCAATGCAAAAACCGTTAGAAACAATAACTCAAG TCGTTTTGGTAAATTTGTGGAGATTCAGTTCGATCAAAGAGGAAGAATTTCGGGAGCTGCTATCAGGACATATTTGTTAGAGAGGTCGCGGGTTTGTCAAGTATCTGACCCTGAAAGAAACTATCATTGCTTTTACATGCTTTGTGCTGCACCGGAACAG GAAACTGAGAGGTACAAGTTAGGAAAACCAAGCACATTTCGCTATCTAAATCAGTCGAATTGCTATGCGTTGGATGGGCTTGATGATTCCAAGGAATACCTAGCTACAAGGAAAGCTATGGACGTTGTTGGAATCGGTTCTGAAGATCAG GATGCAATCTTCCGAGTAGTAGCTGCAATCCTTCATCTAGGGAACATCGAGTTTGCAAAGGGTGAAGAATCAGAAGCAGCAGAACCTAAGGACAAAAAATCACTGTTTCATCTAAAAACAGCAGCCGAACTTTTCAT GTGTGATGAGAAGGCTTTAGAAGATTCCTTGTGCAAAAGGGTCATGGTGACTCGTGATGAAAGCATTACAAAGTCGCTTGATCCTGATAGTGCAGCTCTAGGGAGAGATGCACTAGCCAAAATTGTCTATTCTAAATTGTTTGATTG GCTTGTAACCAAGATCAATAATTCCATTGGCCAAGACCCAGATTCAAAACACATTATTGGAGTTCTGGATATTTATGGATTCGAGAGTTTCAAGACAAACAG TTTTGAACAATTCTGTATAAATTTGACAAACGAGAAGTTACAGCAGCATTTCAACCAG CACGTGTTCAAGATGGAGCAAGAAGAATATACTAAAGAAGAGATTGACTGGAGTTACATAGAGTTCATTGACAATCAGGATATCCTCGATCTTATTGAAAAG AAACCTGGTGGTATCATTGCCCTTCTAGACGAGGCTTG CATGTTTCCAAGATCTACACATGATACATTCGCACAAAAGCTATACCAAACTTTTAAAGATCACAAGCGTTTTTCAAAGCCAAAACTGGCTCAAACAGACTTTACAATTTGCCACTATGCTGGTGAT GTCACTTATCAGACAGAACTGTTTTTGGACAAAAACAAAGATTATGTTGTTGGAGAACATCAAGCTCTCCTGAGCTCTTCAGATTGTTCCTTTGTCTCCTCTTTATTTCCACCTTTGCCAGAGGAATCTTCGAAAACATCAAAGTTCTCATCAATAGGCTCTCAGTTTAAG CATCAACTACAATCTTTGCTCGAGAGTTTGAGCACAACAGAGCCACACTACATACGATGTGTTAAACCAAATAACCTTCTTAAGCCAGAAATCTTTGAGAACATTAATATTCTGCAGCAACTTAGGTGTGGG GGAGTCATGGAAGCCATTAGGATTAGTTGTGCTGGATATCCCACAAGGAAGCCTTTCAATGAATTCTTGACCCGATTCAAAATTTTAGCTCCGGATACTACAAATAGAAG cAATGACGAAGTTGACGCTTGCAAAAAGCTACTAGCAAAAGTGGACCTCAAAGGTTTTCAG ATCGGGAAAACAAAGGTGTTTCTTAGAGCAGGTCAAATGGCAGAACTGGATGCTCACCGAGCTGAGGTTCTTGGTCGTTCAGCACGGATAATACAGAGGAAAGTCCTTTCTTATCAGTCCCGCAAAAAGTTTCTGTTGTTGCAGGCTGCTTCAACAGATATCCAGGCCTTGTGTAGAG GGCAAGTTGCACGTGTTTCGTTTGAGAAGATGCGAATAGAAGTGGCTTGTCTGAGAATTCAGAATCAGGCACGGACTTATATTTGCCAGAAATCGTATAAGAGTCTGTGCTCTTCTGCTTGTTCAGTTCAGACGGGGATGCGAGCAAAAGCCGCCCGAGTCGAACTTCAATttaggaagaagagaagagcgGCAATCATTATTCAA AGTCAAACCAGAAGATTTTTGTGTCGTCGGCATTATGTGAGAATGAAGAAAGCAGCGATCGCCACTCAATGTGGCTGGAGAGTGAGAGTTGCTCGACGAGAATTGCGTAATCTTAAAATG GCTGCTAAAGAAGCCGGAGCACTTCAAGATGCTAAGAGCAAGCTGGAAAATCAATTGGAAGAACTCACTTCAAACTTAGAGCTTGAGAAACAGATGCGG ATGGAGATCGAGGAAGCAAAATCTCAAGAAATCGAAGCATTACAGTCAGCTTTAACTGACATAAAGCTTAAGCTCAAGGAAACTCAAGAAACCAAAAGCGCGGAGATCTCAAGATTGCAGTCTGCTTTACAAGACATGCAACTTGAGATTGAAGAACTCTCAAAGGGACTTGAGATGAGTAACGATCTTTCTGCTGAAAATGAACAGCTTAAA GAGTTGGTGAGTTCTTTGCAAAACAAGAATGATGGAGACGTAAGCAAGCTCAGTGAAGAGCAGATAAAACAAGAAGTTCCTGTAATTGATCAGACCGCGATCATTAAACTTGAAGCTGAAAATCAGCAGCTGAAG GAGTTGGTAAGTTCTTTAGAGGAGAAAATCGATGCATTAGACAGAAAACATGATGAAACGAGCTCAAATATCACAGAGCAGTTgaaggagaatgtttcatctgATTATGAGATCGTGAGCAATCTTGCAGCTGAGAACGAGCGGCTCAAG GCACTAGTAGGCTCATTAGAGAAGAATCAAGATGGGAACCATTCTTCAGAGGGACAAAACGAGGGGAAAAGCATGTTGAAATTAGATAGCTTGACAGAGGATGGTTCAACAGATAATGAGAGGGTCAACAGACTTGCTGCTCAAAACAAAGACCTGAAT GACCTGGTAAGTTCACTGGAGAAGAAAATAGATGAAACAGAGAAGAAGTATGAGGAAGCAAGCAGACTTTGTGAAGAGAGGCTGAAGCAAGCTGTAGATGCGGAGACAAAGCTAATTGAAGCGAAGACGTCGATGCTAAG GCTTCAGGAAAGGGTCTCCGACATGGAAACAGAAGAACATATTCGCCGGAAGCAGGCGCTGGTTAATTCGACTTCCCGGAGAATGTCACCGCAGGTGTCATTTACAGGAGCCTcg GAGAATGGACATCAT GAGTCACTTGCTCCTATACCGGCTAAAAAAACTGGGACAGAATCTTCTCGTATTGAACAACAACCCCAT GAATTTGTTGATGTTCTTCTCAAATGCGTATCCCAAAATGTCGGTTTCAGTCATGGAAAGCCTGTCGCAGCTATCACAATATATAAATGTCTTATACACTGGAAAATTTTCGAAGCAGACAAAACCAGTATCTTTGACAAAATTGTTCCTGTTTTTGGTTCTGCAATAGAG AATCAGGAAGACGACAATCATTTGGCTTATTGGCTAACAAACACATCAACTCTGTTATTTTTGCTTCAAAGAAGCCTGAGACATAGCCCAACTGGCTCAAGTCCCACAAAACCTCCTCAGCCAACTTCTTTTTTGGGAAGGATGACACAG GGTTTTCGTTCAACCTCTTCTCCTAACCTTTCAACTGATGTGGTGCATCAAGTAGATGCTAGATATCCTGCTTTGCTTTTCAAACAGCAGCTTACGGCTTATGTTGAAACAATGTATGGAATCATCAGAGAGAATTTCAAGAGAGAAGTATCGTCTCTGCTTTCTTCCTGCATTCAG GATCTCAAGAAATCATCACATGACTCCTCTGTTGTGAAATCACCATCCAAGTCATCTGAAGACAATCCACCCGCTAAGCCATCTGAAGAGAATCTCGCCGCAAAGTCATCTGAAGATAATGATTCACCCTCTAAGACATCTGAAGAGAGCTCCCTGAAGAAGTCATCTGAAGATAATTCACCCGATAACTCTAAGTCATCTGTAGAGAATCTCGCCGCAAAGGCATCTGAAGATGATAATTCACCGGCTAAGACTTCTGAAGAGAACTCCCTGACGAAGTCATCTGAAGAGAATCTCCCAGCTAAGTCAAATTCACCGAAACAGTTATCTGAGGAGGATTCACTAGCTAAACAGGGCCAAGCAGCAATGTTGTCCGAAGAGAACTCGCCAGCCAACTCTTGGCAAAGCATTATTGGGCTTTTGAATTACAACCTCATCACATGGAAGAAAAATTAT GTTCCTCCATTTCTTGTTCAGAAGATCTTCAGCCAAACTTTCCAATACATCAACGTTCAACTCTTCAACTG TCTTCTCCTCGAACAAGAATACTGCACATTCAACATGGGAAAGGAAGTGAAGGCAGGGTTAGATGAATTAGATTCATGGTGTAGCCAAGCGACTGGAGAG TTCGTGGGGTCTTCTTGGGATGAACTCAAGCCCACGAGACAAGCCGTAGAGCTCCTG GTTACAGAACAGAAGTCCACAATTACATATGACGATCTTACAACTAACCTTTGCCCG GTTCTTGGTACTCAGCAACTGTATAGGATATGCATCCTTTCCAATAACGAAGACCACAACGATCATAACGTATCGCCAGAG GTGATTTCTAACTTAAAACTTCTAATGACAAATGAAGATGAAGACAGCCGTTCCTTTTTATTAGACGATGATTCCAG CATCCCTTTTGAAACCGATGAGGTCGCGAACTGCATGCAAGAAAAGGACTTTGCGAATGTAAAATCAGTTTCCGAGCTCGCTGATAATCCTAGCTTCCTCTTTCTCAAGGACTGA